TTGTTACTAATTCCGATTCATTTTTACGTTGACTGTAGTCTTTCACAATTTGGTAATTAAATGAGACGGGCGAGATAGATAATGCATTTTCAAAGACGTTTGCCGGGCAAAATAAAATAATTTTTCGTTCAGTAGGATTATGAAAATGATTAATTGCTTTGATACATATTTCCGGACCAATACCGTTTATATCGCCACAAGTGAACGCAAGAGTTTTCATTTGAGCAGGAGATTCATAACGTTAACTGTTCATACTCATCATAAATTCCTTGTTATTCTTTGTCCCCTTCATTTTATCGAGTAAAAATTCCATCGCTTCTGCGGAATCAAAATCTGCAATTATTTTTCTTAAGATCCAGACTTTATTTAATTCATCTTCTTTAAATAGAAGTTCTTCTTTTCTTGTAGATGATTTATTAACATCAATTGCTGGGAATATTCTCTTATCGGATAAACTTCTATCCAGAACCAATTCCATGTTGCCTGTACCTTTGAACTCTTCAAAAATAACTTCATCCATTCTGCTGCCGGTATCAACAAGAGCTGTTGCAATAATTGTTAAACTTCCGCCGTCTTCTGTATTTCTTGCAGCGCCGAAAAATCTTTTTGGTTTGTGAAGTGCGTTCGCATCAACACCGCCGGAAAGAATTCTTCCGCTATGCGGTATTACTGTATTATGTGCACGTGCAAGGCGTGTAATTGAATCCAATAAAATGACAACATCATCACCTGCTTCAACCATTCGTTTTGCTTTTTCAATAACCATATTTGCAACCTGAACGTGACGGTCTGCGGGTTCATCAAAAGTCGAGCTGATCACTTCAGCTTGGACAGAACGCTGCATATCCGTTACTTCTTCCGGACGCTCATCAATCAATAACATTATTATTTTAACTTCCGGATGATTACGTGAAATCGAATTAGCCATCTTTTGTAATATAATTGTCTTACCGGCTTTAGGAGGCGATACAATTAATCCTCTCTGCCCTTTACCAATCGGTGAAAGCATATCAATAATACGCATCGAATATTCACCGGGTGCAGATTCTAATTTTAGTCTTTTAGTTGGATATAACGGAGTCAAATTATCGAACAATGTTCGCTCTCGGATCGCTTCCGGATCTTTCCCGTTCACGGCTTCAACTCGAAGCAACGCAAAAAAACGCTCGCCTTCTTTTGGCGGTCTAACCTGTCCGCTTACAAAATCTCCGGTTCGTAAACTGAATCTCTTGATCTGCGATGGAGAAACGTAAATATCATCTGGTGATGGTAAATAATTATAATCTGCAGAACGCAGGAAACCGTAACCATCGGCTAAAACTTCTAGTACACCTTTAGAGAATGTTAAACCGTCCTTTTGTGATTGTGCTTCTAGAATTTTAAAGATGAGTTCTTGTTTGCGGAGATCGCTATAACCGGCTATAGAAAAATCTTTAGCAATCTTGTAGAGATCTACAATCTTCTTCGATTGCAGTTCTGAAATATCCATTGGCATGAGTAAACCCTATTACTTGTGAGAAATTTTCGTGATATTGAATTATGGTAAACAATCTTGCGGATTTTTATGATAATTATTAAAAGTGAATTATTATTATTGAAGACTGTTGAGGCACGGCTGAAAATTAGTCTCCCTTTAGCACTTTGTCAAGCATTTTTATTAATCTTTTTAGATTTTATTTCGCCCAGCAAATACATACTCCCAAGTACAACCAGGCAAGGTTTTCCCACTTCTTTCTGAAATTGTTCCATAAACGAGCCTGAATTGACTAAAGGACTCACTTTGATTTCGGCTGCATTGGCAATCGTTTGCAGCTCTTCGATCGTGGCAGACCGCTCAACATCCACCTTTGTAACATAAATCCTAGTGAAGTACGGATTTAGAGCAAGAAGCATCTCTTTTATCGACTTATCTCTCATTGCCCCAAAAATTAAGATACGTTCATCGTACGTCTGAAATTCTTTAGAAAATTCATTTATAAATGAATTTATGCCCTCCGGATTGTGGGCTGAATCGAAAATTATTTTGGGTTGTTCGTTAACAATCTCATACCTGCCTTGAATTCCGGTGTTTGCCTCAACATATTTTATTCCCCTTGAAAATGTTTGACCATCTTTGATTCCACAACATTCGTTTGAAGTTTTAATTGCTAAAGCGGCATTATAAAACTGATGTTCGCCTATTAACGGTGTTGTATACAAAGAAAATGAATTTTCTTTCAACTTTACAATAAGACGATCGGACTCATGTCGGGTGTAATCTTTTATGGGTATAAAGGTACTACAACATTGTACTGCTTTTTCTCTAATAATTTTTTCTGCAACTTGAGGCATTCTACCAGTGAAGACTGAAGAATCGTTTTTGATAATTCCAGCTTTTTCGAATGCAATTTTTTCCAATGTATTGCCAAGATGCTCAGTGTGTTCTAAACTGATAGAAGTAATAACAGATGCAATGGGATTAATCACATTTGTTGCATCCAATCTTCCTCCAAGTCCGGTTTCTATCACTGCGTAATCAACTTTCTGATCATCAAAATATTTGAACGCTAGAGCTGTCGTAATTTCAAAAAAAGTTGGGTTTTGTTTTTCTATATAATCTTCCAAACCGGTTACAAATTTTGCAACATACTCGTCATCTATCATAATTCCATTTATTCGTATTCGTTCATTGTATTTTACAAAATGAGGAGAAGTATAGATACCAACTTTGTACCCAGCTTCCATTAAAATGCTGGTGATGAACGAAGCAGTACTTCCCTTTCCGTTTGAACCGGCGATGTGAATTGTTTTAATATTATTATGTGGATTACCAATTTGTTCAAGTAAGTTGAGAATGTTATCAAGACCGAGTTTGATTCCGAATTGGTGGAGTGAAAAGAGTTTATTAATTGCAGATTGAATATCCATACTTAGATCTGATATGAACCTGTTAAATCAGAAATGTTTTTTATTTTGTTTTGTAAGCAAAAGGAAATTAATCCGTTAAGAATTTCAACTCCGGCATTCGGATTAATAAAATTAACGGTACCAATTTGAAATGCCGACGCACCGACAATCATCATTTCTACTGCATCTTTCCAATTCATAATACCACCAATACCAATAATCGGTATATCAGAATTTCTTTTTATCTCCAGAACTTTTGCAAGTGCCACCGGTTTGATAGCAGGACCGGACAAACCACCGGTTACATTTTTAATTCTTGGTTTACGGGAGTAAATATCAAATGAAGTTCCAACAAGAGTATTAATTGCAGATACGGCATTACCGCCATTTTCCTTGACCACTTTTGCAAAATCGGAAATTCGCGAAACATTTGGCGAGAGTTTAATGATTATCGGTTTCTTGGAAATATTCCGAACTTTATCTGTAATTCTGCCGACGGCATTTAGATCATTGCCGAATTCAAGACCGCCTTCTTTAACATTCGGGCAAGAAACATTTATTTCAAATGCTTTAATTGTTATTTCATCGTTAAGAATATGAACACATTCAACATATTCTTCAATCGAACTTGCCGCAATATTGCAAATCAAAGTTGTGTCTAAATTTTTCAGAAATGGTATTTTGTCTTTAATAAACGCTTCAACGCCGACATTGGCTAAACCAATTGCATTTAACATTCCTGAAGGAGTTTCTACAATTCTTTGAGGCGGGTTTCCTTTGCGCGGTTTTAACGATAAGGATTTGGTAACTATTCCGCCTAATTTGTTCAAGTCTGTAAATTCTGCAATTTCATTTCCGTAACCGACAGTACCTGATGCAAGTAGAACAGGATTCTTTAGTTTCAAACCGCCAATATTTATTGAGAGATCAACTTTTTCCATATTCATAACTTAACATCTTTAGCATTAAATACAGGACCGTCTTTGCACACAAGCAGATATGATTCAGAGTTTGCGGAATCAACCGGGCATCCCTGGCAGATTCCAAAACCGCAAGCCATTGCGCACTCAACCGACATTTGGCAATCATAATTATTTTCAATCGTATATTTCTGA
The nucleotide sequence above comes from Ignavibacteriales bacterium. Encoded proteins:
- the rho gene encoding transcription termination factor Rho, producing MDISELQSKKIVDLYKIAKDFSIAGYSDLRKQELIFKILEAQSQKDGLTFSKGVLEVLADGYGFLRSADYNYLPSPDDIYVSPSQIKRFSLRTGDFVSGQVRPPKEGERFFALLRVEAVNGKDPEAIRERTLFDNLTPLYPTKRLKLESAPGEYSMRIIDMLSPIGKGQRGLIVSPPKAGKTIILQKMANSISRNHPEVKIIMLLIDERPEEVTDMQRSVQAEVISSTFDEPADRHVQVANMVIEKAKRMVEAGDDVVILLDSITRLARAHNTVIPHSGRILSGGVDANALHKPKRFFGAARNTEDGGSLTIIATALVDTGSRMDEVIFEEFKGTGNMELVLDRSLSDKRIFPAIDVNKSSTRKEELLFKEDELNKVWILRKIIADFDSAEAMEFLLDKMKGTKNNKEFMMSMNS
- a CDS encoding bifunctional folylpolyglutamate synthase/dihydrofolate synthase, with amino-acid sequence MDIQSAINKLFSLHQFGIKLGLDNILNLLEQIGNPHNNIKTIHIAGSNGKGSTASFITSILMEAGYKVGIYTSPHFVKYNERIRINGIMIDDEYVAKFVTGLEDYIEKQNPTFFEITTALAFKYFDDQKVDYAVIETGLGGRLDATNVINPIASVITSISLEHTEHLGNTLEKIAFEKAGIIKNDSSVFTGRMPQVAEKIIREKAVQCCSTFIPIKDYTRHESDRLIVKLKENSFSLYTTPLIGEHQFYNAALAIKTSNECCGIKDGQTFSRGIKYVEANTGIQGRYEIVNEQPKIIFDSAHNPEGINSFINEFSKEFQTYDERILIFGAMRDKSIKEMLLALNPYFTRIYVTKVDVERSATIEELQTIANAAEIKVSPLVNSGSFMEQFQKEVGKPCLVVLGSMYLLGEIKSKKINKNA
- a CDS encoding dihydroorotate dehydrogenase gives rise to the protein MNMEKVDLSINIGGLKLKNPVLLASGTVGYGNEIAEFTDLNKLGGIVTKSLSLKPRKGNPPQRIVETPSGMLNAIGLANVGVEAFIKDKIPFLKNLDTTLICNIAASSIEEYVECVHILNDEITIKAFEINVSCPNVKEGGLEFGNDLNAVGRITDKVRNISKKPIIIKLSPNVSRISDFAKVVKENGGNAVSAINTLVGTSFDIYSRKPRIKNVTGGLSGPAIKPVALAKVLEIKRNSDIPIIGIGGIMNWKDAVEMMIVGASAFQIGTVNFINPNAGVEILNGLISFCLQNKIKNISDLTGSYQI